The following is a genomic window from Bordetella petrii.
TCAACTGGCTGCTGGACGACTCGGCGTCCGGCTATGTCACCGGGCAGATCATCGCCGTGGACGGCGGCTTCACGGCAATGGGGCTGGCGGTTCCAGAAAGCCAGGAACAGGCGTCGGCGGCTTGACGCGCGCGGCGGGTAACGCAAGCGACGCCCGCCATTGCACCTTTGATGCTTAGGGCAAAGGCGTGCGCCAATGCCCCAGCAATTGCAACGGCGGCGCCGGCTGCAACCAGTGCACAGCGTCGGCGTCAATATGGGTATCGGCCGTGCCGGGCTCTGGCCGCCACGCCGCGGCGGCCACCCAATCTTGGGGCAATCGCCATGCCATGGCCCGCCATTGCCCTTGCGGCGCCCGCAGAACGGCCGCCGGAGTGCCCGCCTGCGCCAGGCCGACCTGCGCCATGCCTGCCGGAAACGCCAGGCCGGCAGCCTTCAATAGCGATTCCTTGAGCGTCCACAGCACATAGAAATACTGCAGGCGGGCGGCCGCATCGGCGTGCGCCATCAATGCGCGGCGCTCCTCCGCGGTGCACACCCACCCGGCCAGCGCGTCGACATCTCGCGAACGGCAACGCTCCAGGTCCACACCCAAAGCCCATCCCGCCGGCGCCAGCGCGGCCAGCGCGTGGCCGTTGCTATGGCTTAGCGCCAAGGGCGCATTGCGGCCGGCCCCCGTTGCGCGGCGCAACGCAGACCCCGCCGCCCTGCTGACTCGCCAGTCGCGCTCGGCGCGCGGCGCTCGCGCCACGGGCAACCGGGCGCGGTCGGCATCACAAAGGTCTTCCGGTTCGTAGCGGCATTGCCATGTGGGCGTACCGAGGCAAAGCTCAATCATCTTCCATCACCGGTCAACTCCGGTAACATTGTACGCAAAATTGGTACAATAGACGCAAATGCTTACGTTCTCGATCGAGAAATGGGAAGCATGGGCACCCGGCTTGATTACAGATATCCATTGGCGCGAATGGGCATGCTCTCCATATTGTCCATATCCGGCCGAGACCGAGGAGTTGCCAAGCACCCATTTTCTGCCCGCCATGCAGCGCCGCCGGCTCAGCCCGCTGGCGAGGATGGTGTTCGGCTGTGCGTGGCCGCTGGCAGAGAACCTGGCGCCGATGCCGGTAGTGTTTGCCTCGCGCCACGGCGAAACCACTCGCAGCTTCCGGCTCTTGCGCGACTTGGCCGCCGGAGAACCGCTTTCACCAACGGCCTTCGGCCTTTCCGTGCACAACGCGATCCTGGGCCAATGGTCTATCGTGCGCAAGGAAACCGAAGAGACAATCGCGCTTGCGGGCGATACTGACATGCTGGAACACGCCGTCCAGGAGGCCTGCATGCTGCTGCATGCGGGATCTCCCCGGGTATTGCTCGTCGTGGCGGAAGAAAGGCCCCCGCCCGCGTACCTTGCCTGGATCGACGATGCGCCGTTTTCGTATGTTGTCGCGCTGCGCCTGAGCGCCGGAAACGACTGGCAGCTTGGCATCGCTCCGGCGGGGCAGGCGCCTTGCTCCAGTGCCTGGCCGCACCCGCTCAATCTGCTGCGGAATCTCATCAATGGCACGCCGTCATGGTCGCACGCCGGCCCGACGCGTCATTGGCAATGGCGCCGGATGCCTGCATAAGAGTCTGCCAACCATGAGCGCCAATCCGCTACTGGACCCGCGTCCCCATCCAGGCCGCCAGGATGCCTGGTTGTGGCGGTTATTGGCTACTGCCATAGCCTTCACGCTGTTCGGGCTGGGCGGGTTGCTGCTGCGCCTGGCGGTATTTCCGTGCCTGCGCCTGTTCACGGGCGACGCCAGCCAGCAACGCCGGCGCGCCCGCGTGACCATCGCCTGGACGTTCCGCTATTTCATCCGCTTCATGGTGCGTTTGGGCATTCTGACCGTCGATTTCCAGGGCGCGGAACGGTTGGGCCGCCCCGGGCAGATGATCATTGCCAATCATCCTTCATTGCTCGATGTGGTTTTTCTGATCGGGCACGTCGCCAATGCCAACTGCATCGTGAAGCACGACCTGGTGAACAATGTCTTCACCCGTGGACCGGTCACCGCGGCTGGCTACATCAGCAACAACGAGAGCTTCGACATGCTGAACCAGGCCGCGCAGGTACTGCGCGACGGCCAGACACTGATCGTGTTCCCAGAGGGCTCTCGCACGCCACGCGACAGCCTGCCGCGATTCCACCGGGGCGCCTGCGCCATCGCCATGCGCGGCGCCGCGGTAATTACGCCGGCTGTCATACGCATGAGTCCCCGCAGCCTGATGAAGGGCGAACCCTGGTATCGGATACCCCCCCGGCGCATGCACTACAGCATTCATGTGGGCGCCGATGTCGACCCATCTCAATGGCGATCGCAAACCCCGTTGCCCATTGCCGGACGCCGCTTGAACGAGCGCCTGCATACGTACTTTCACAACGAACTTGCCAAGCATGACAAGCACTGAACTAGAAAACGACATCAAGGTACTGATCATCGAGTCATTAGGACTCGAAGACATACACCCCCAAGACATCGACAGCCACGCCAAGCTCTTTGGCGACGGGCTCGGCCTGGACTCGG
Proteins encoded in this region:
- a CDS encoding 4'-phosphopantetheinyl transferase family protein — encoded protein: MIELCLGTPTWQCRYEPEDLCDADRARLPVARAPRAERDWRVSRAAGSALRRATGAGRNAPLALSHSNGHALAALAPAGWALGVDLERCRSRDVDALAGWVCTAEERRALMAHADAAARLQYFYVLWTLKESLLKAAGLAFPAGMAQVGLAQAGTPAAVLRAPQGQWRAMAWRLPQDWVAAAAWRPEPGTADTHIDADAVHWLQPAPPLQLLGHWRTPLP
- a CDS encoding beta-ketoacyl synthase chain length factor; translated protein: MLTFSIEKWEAWAPGLITDIHWREWACSPYCPYPAETEELPSTHFLPAMQRRRLSPLARMVFGCAWPLAENLAPMPVVFASRHGETTRSFRLLRDLAAGEPLSPTAFGLSVHNAILGQWSIVRKETEETIALAGDTDMLEHAVQEACMLLHAGSPRVLLVVAEERPPPAYLAWIDDAPFSYVVALRLSAGNDWQLGIAPAGQAPCSSAWPHPLNLLRNLINGTPSWSHAGPTRHWQWRRMPA
- a CDS encoding lysophospholipid acyltransferase family protein, whose amino-acid sequence is MSANPLLDPRPHPGRQDAWLWRLLATAIAFTLFGLGGLLLRLAVFPCLRLFTGDASQQRRRARVTIAWTFRYFIRFMVRLGILTVDFQGAERLGRPGQMIIANHPSLLDVVFLIGHVANANCIVKHDLVNNVFTRGPVTAAGYISNNESFDMLNQAAQVLRDGQTLIVFPEGSRTPRDSLPRFHRGACAIAMRGAAVITPAVIRMSPRSLMKGEPWYRIPPRRMHYSIHVGADVDPSQWRSQTPLPIAGRRLNERLHTYFHNELAKHDKH